From Micromonospora sp. NBC_01699, a single genomic window includes:
- a CDS encoding IucA/IucC family protein: MDLLVPPGLVPEVWQRVNAALAAKMIAELAFEQALTPTPLGDGRYRVPLLPGLRYEFRGRPVLMDSWRIEPDSVCRVADEGPEPADPYRLLLDLHRAWGLDPAVTALTIGELSATLAADSWLCSTGLPVAELAELPHLELEGHQTGHPWIFANKGRVGFSAVDRSRYAPESRHTGPLHWMAVHRDLASFHGVPGLDEAALRKRELDEHTRHRFTELLTAQRLDPSAYVWLPVHEWQWDEVVVPLFAAELAQRRIVPLGEAPDHYRAQQSIRTFGNVSRSDRYDVKLPLSILNTMVYRGIPTELVHAAPHSTAWIHRIRDTDPFLRDECRVILPGEVAAVAVRHPVFEALPAAPYRYRQLLGVIWREPVAAALDPGERARTLAALLHVDPAGRAFVAELVDRSGLPPQRWLAALFAAVLPPLLHLLYRYGIGFNPHGENAIVVYDESDVPVRLAVKDFVDDMKLLDEDLPEYADLPAQALGVLMRFGAEELTGSIVKSLLMCHFRYLAPLCAEQLGVPEHEFWRLVRAQILAYQARFPELAERFARFDLLAPEFGRVCLNRERLLPGGYHDRAERDASFHLDAAPVPNPLHLPPTAPEPPR; this comes from the coding sequence ATGGACCTGCTCGTCCCACCCGGCCTGGTCCCCGAGGTCTGGCAGCGGGTGAACGCCGCGCTCGCGGCCAAGATGATCGCCGAACTCGCCTTCGAGCAGGCGCTGACCCCGACCCCGCTCGGCGACGGACGCTACCGGGTACCGCTGCTGCCCGGCCTGCGCTACGAGTTCCGGGGCCGCCCGGTGTTGATGGACTCCTGGCGGATCGAGCCGGACTCGGTTTGTCGGGTCGCCGACGAGGGGCCGGAACCGGCGGATCCGTACCGGCTGCTGCTCGACCTGCACCGGGCGTGGGGGCTGGATCCGGCGGTGACCGCGCTGACGATCGGCGAGCTGAGTGCCACCCTCGCCGCCGACTCGTGGCTTTGCAGCACCGGGCTCCCGGTCGCCGAACTGGCCGAGCTGCCGCACCTCGAACTCGAAGGTCACCAGACCGGCCACCCATGGATCTTCGCGAACAAGGGTCGGGTCGGCTTCTCGGCCGTCGACCGGTCCCGGTACGCGCCGGAGTCCCGCCACACCGGGCCCCTGCACTGGATGGCCGTACACCGGGACCTGGCCAGCTTCCACGGCGTACCGGGGCTGGACGAGGCGGCGCTGCGCAAGCGCGAACTGGACGAACACACCCGGCACCGGTTCACCGAACTGCTCACCGCCCAGCGACTGGACCCGTCGGCGTACGTCTGGCTGCCGGTGCACGAGTGGCAGTGGGACGAGGTGGTGGTGCCGCTGTTCGCCGCGGAGCTGGCCCAGCGCCGGATAGTGCCGCTGGGCGAGGCACCCGACCACTACCGGGCACAGCAGTCGATCCGTACGTTCGGCAACGTGTCCAGGTCGGACCGTTACGACGTGAAGCTGCCGCTGTCCATCCTCAATACCATGGTCTACCGGGGCATCCCGACCGAACTGGTGCACGCCGCCCCGCACAGCACCGCCTGGATCCACCGCATCCGGGACACCGACCCGTTCCTGCGCGACGAGTGCCGGGTGATCCTGCCCGGCGAGGTGGCCGCCGTGGCGGTCCGGCACCCGGTGTTCGAGGCGCTGCCGGCGGCGCCGTACCGCTACCGGCAGCTGCTCGGGGTGATCTGGCGGGAGCCGGTCGCCGCCGCGCTCGATCCGGGCGAGCGGGCCCGTACGCTGGCCGCCCTGCTGCACGTCGACCCCGCCGGCCGGGCGTTCGTCGCGGAACTGGTCGACCGGTCCGGGCTGCCGCCGCAACGTTGGCTGGCCGCGCTCTTCGCCGCCGTGCTGCCGCCGCTGCTGCACCTGCTTTACCGGTACGGCATCGGCTTCAACCCGCACGGCGAGAACGCGATAGTCGTCTACGACGAATCGGACGTGCCGGTCCGGCTGGCGGTGAAGGACTTCGTCGACGACATGAAACTGCTCGACGAGGACCTGCCCGAGTACGCCGACCTGCCGGCGCAGGCGTTGGGCGTACTGATGCGGTTCGGGGCCGAGGAACTGACCGGGTCGATCGTCAAATCGTTGCTGATGTGCCACTTCCGTTACCTCGCCCCGCTCTGCGCGGAGCAGCTCGGGGTGCCGGAGCACGAGTTTTGGCGGCTGGTCCGCGCGCAGATCCTGGCGTACCAGGCCCGGTTCCCGGAGCTGGCCGAGCGGTTCGCCCGGTTCGACCTGTTGGCGCCCGAGTTCGGCCGGGTCTGCCTGAACCGGGAACGCCTGCTGCCCGGCGGCTACCACGACCGGGCCGAGCGGGACGCCTCCTTCCACCTCGACGCCGCCCCGGTCCCGAACCCGCTGCACCTGCCCCCGACCGCCCCGGAGCCACCCCGATGA
- a CDS encoding lysine N(6)-hydroxylase/L-ornithine N(5)-oxygenase family protein — protein sequence MSTDAVPTVPDTDPVDTGYDLVGIGLGPFNLGLAALAEPIAGLRTLFVDARPDFAWHPGLLLEDAQLQVPFLADLVSLVDPTSRWSFLSYLREHDRLFPFYFAERFHVPRREYDHYCRWVAESLPSCRFGARVDGLSWSDQTRRFLIELTDPDTGVTSRVTARHVVLGVGTEAVVPESLAHLVGEHIFHAEHYLDRLPDLAGARDVTVVGSGQSGAEVFLDLLRRAPEHGWRLRWLTRSPGFAPMEYSKLGLEHFTPDYTAYFRDLPEPTRDRLVPEQWQLYKAISAETIDEIHTLLYERSVGGNRPEVGLTANVAVESAHATADGYLLSCRETRQERLFTVRTDRVVLATGYRARRPALLEPLADLVRWDGQGRYRVDADYRVALAPAVSGSLFVQNAELHTHGIGTPDLGLGAWRSATILNAVTGGKAYRLPERTAYTGFGVPEDAVGRDLAN from the coding sequence ATGAGCACCGACGCCGTACCGACCGTTCCCGACACCGATCCGGTCGACACCGGGTACGACCTGGTCGGCATCGGCCTGGGGCCGTTCAACCTGGGACTCGCCGCGTTGGCCGAACCGATCGCCGGCCTGCGTACGCTCTTCGTCGACGCCCGCCCCGACTTCGCCTGGCACCCCGGCCTGCTGCTGGAGGACGCCCAGTTGCAGGTGCCGTTCCTCGCCGACCTGGTCTCCCTGGTCGACCCGACCAGCAGGTGGTCGTTCCTGTCCTACCTGCGCGAACACGACCGGCTCTTCCCGTTCTACTTCGCCGAGCGGTTCCACGTGCCGCGCCGCGAGTACGACCACTACTGCCGCTGGGTCGCCGAGTCACTGCCCTCCTGCCGGTTCGGGGCGCGGGTGGACGGGCTGAGCTGGTCCGACCAGACCCGCCGGTTCCTGATCGAACTGACCGATCCGGACACCGGTGTCACCAGCCGGGTCACCGCTCGGCACGTGGTGCTCGGGGTCGGCACCGAGGCGGTCGTCCCCGAATCCCTGGCCCACCTGGTCGGCGAGCACATCTTCCACGCCGAGCACTACCTCGACCGGCTGCCCGACCTGGCCGGTGCCCGCGATGTCACCGTGGTCGGATCCGGCCAGTCCGGCGCCGAGGTCTTCCTCGACCTGCTGCGCCGGGCGCCCGAACACGGCTGGCGGCTGCGCTGGCTCACCCGGTCGCCGGGCTTCGCCCCGATGGAGTACTCCAAGCTCGGGCTGGAGCACTTCACCCCGGACTACACGGCGTACTTCCGGGACCTGCCGGAGCCCACCCGGGACCGGCTGGTGCCCGAGCAGTGGCAGCTCTACAAGGCGATCAGCGCCGAGACCATCGACGAGATCCACACCCTGCTGTACGAGCGGTCCGTCGGCGGCAACCGGCCCGAGGTGGGCCTGACCGCGAACGTGGCGGTGGAGTCCGCCCACGCCACCGCCGACGGCTACCTGCTCTCCTGCCGGGAGACCCGCCAGGAACGCCTCTTCACCGTGCGTACGGACCGGGTGGTGCTGGCCACCGGCTACCGGGCCCGGCGGCCGGCGCTGCTCGAACCCCTGGCCGACCTGGTCCGCTGGGACGGGCAGGGGCGCTACCGGGTGGACGCCGACTACCGGGTGGCGCTTGCCCCGGCGGTCAGCGGTTCCCTCTTCGTGCAGAACGCCGAACTGCACACCCACGGGATCGGCACCCCCGACCTGGGGCTCGGTGCCTGGCGCAGCGCCACCATCCTGAACGCCGTCACCGGGGGCAAGGCGTACCGGCTGCCGGAACGGACCGCGTACACCGGATTCGGCGTACCCGAGGACGCGGTCGGCCGGGACCTGGCGAACTGA
- a CDS encoding TAXI family TRAP transporter solute-binding subunit, with translation MPLTPPPPDGFPRSARRAVSALCAAVLTVLVAGCVDPAEEPILIRIATGSPTAVYHAFGQSLVTIINREIPGVRASVVVTAASAENVELVSRGGAELGFTQADTLPATAGDSPAVLGVARLYDDLLHLVVRADRPIRRLADLRGRTVSVGAPGSGTEITASRLLDVAGLTPGSVDTRRLGLDASVAALGSGEIDGFIFSGGLPVQAVAEFVRRTPARIIDLGEWTEPLRREYSQVYVNRDIPTSVYGLEPVTTVADPNYLVVSANLPKQLVQEVTRLLMERRIELGRAHPAAGRMSVQSAIATAPLPLHPGAAEYYRSSKP, from the coding sequence GTGCCCCTCACCCCGCCGCCCCCGGACGGGTTTCCACGCTCGGCCCGGCGGGCCGTTTCCGCACTCTGCGCCGCCGTACTGACGGTGCTCGTCGCCGGCTGCGTCGACCCGGCCGAGGAGCCGATCCTGATCCGGATCGCCACCGGCAGCCCGACCGCCGTCTACCACGCCTTCGGCCAGTCCCTGGTGACGATCATCAACCGGGAGATCCCCGGCGTACGGGCGAGCGTGGTGGTCACCGCGGCCTCGGCGGAGAACGTCGAACTGGTCTCCCGGGGCGGCGCCGAACTCGGCTTCACCCAGGCCGACACCCTGCCCGCCACGGCCGGGGACTCCCCCGCCGTACTCGGGGTGGCCCGGCTCTACGACGACCTGCTGCACCTGGTGGTCCGCGCCGACCGGCCGATCCGCCGGTTGGCGGACCTGCGCGGGCGCACCGTCTCGGTGGGCGCGCCCGGTTCCGGTACGGAGATCACCGCGAGCCGGCTGCTCGACGTCGCCGGCCTGACACCCGGCTCGGTGGACACCCGACGGCTGGGCCTGGACGCCTCCGTCGCCGCGCTGGGCAGCGGCGAGATCGACGGCTTCATCTTCTCCGGCGGGCTGCCGGTCCAGGCGGTGGCCGAGTTCGTCCGGCGGACCCCCGCCCGGATCATCGACCTCGGCGAGTGGACCGAACCGCTGCGCCGCGAGTACAGCCAGGTCTACGTCAACCGGGACATCCCCACCTCGGTGTACGGCCTGGAACCGGTGACCACCGTCGCCGACCCCAACTACCTGGTCGTCTCGGCCAACCTGCCGAAACAGCTGGTGCAGGAGGTGACCCGGCTGCTGATGGAACGGCGGATCGAGCTGGGGCGGGCGCATCCGGCGGCGGGGCGGATGAGCGTCCAGTCGGCGATCGCCACCGCGCCGCTGCCGCTGCATCCGGGCGCCGCCGAGTACTACCGCTCCAGCAAACCCTGA
- a CDS encoding sensor histidine kinase produces the protein MRRRLVFSYLLLMVLVLVALEIPLAFTLATAETDRVRADRLADATRFSSLSGPALRGGATGGVSAELDRYAELYGLHAALVDRDRTVVIRTPRYRPDAELVESATRASLAGQQSAEPGLVWPWGDEPLVVSVPVSESGEVLGTVIISSPTSRIGRSTLTWWLALAVIGALALLACVLTAFRLAGWVLRPITVLDAVTHEIAAGDRAARAPHRVGPPELRRLAASFNDMADALSDAMERQRAFVAHASHQLRNPLTALRLRVEELGPSVTDEVGRTEHALALEESDRLAQVLDGLLTLARAERGADKMVVVDAVAVAVSRVTAWRPLARRRSIELTVNTPSTPAYASAAPTALDQSLDALIDNAVKFTDDGGRVEVSVYKLDGGVAIHVRDNGRGMTSAQLKHATERFWRAADAQNISGAGLGLTIVAVLVDVSGGRLTMRQAIPRGLDAALWFRTPDEPA, from the coding sequence GTGCGTCGCCGTCTGGTCTTCAGCTATCTGCTGTTGATGGTCCTGGTGCTGGTCGCGCTGGAGATCCCGCTCGCCTTCACCCTGGCCACCGCCGAGACGGACCGGGTCCGGGCCGACCGGCTCGCCGACGCGACCCGGTTCTCGTCCCTGTCCGGGCCGGCCCTGCGCGGTGGCGCGACCGGCGGGGTCAGTGCCGAACTGGACCGCTACGCGGAGCTGTACGGCCTGCACGCGGCCCTGGTCGACCGGGACCGTACGGTCGTCATCCGCACCCCGCGCTACCGGCCCGACGCGGAACTGGTGGAGTCCGCCACCCGGGCGTCGCTGGCCGGACAGCAGTCCGCCGAGCCGGGACTGGTCTGGCCCTGGGGGGACGAGCCGCTGGTCGTCTCGGTGCCGGTGAGCGAGAGCGGCGAGGTGCTCGGCACGGTGATCATCTCGTCGCCGACGTCCCGGATCGGCCGCAGCACCCTCACCTGGTGGCTGGCGCTGGCCGTGATCGGGGCGCTCGCCCTGCTCGCCTGCGTCCTCACCGCCTTCCGGCTGGCCGGCTGGGTGTTGCGGCCGATCACCGTACTCGACGCGGTGACCCACGAGATCGCCGCCGGGGACCGGGCCGCCCGCGCGCCGCACCGGGTCGGGCCACCGGAGCTGCGCCGGCTGGCGGCCAGCTTCAACGACATGGCCGACGCTTTGTCCGACGCGATGGAACGGCAGCGGGCGTTCGTGGCGCACGCCAGTCACCAGCTGCGCAACCCGCTCACCGCGCTGCGGCTGCGGGTGGAGGAACTCGGGCCGAGCGTGACCGACGAGGTCGGTCGGACCGAGCACGCGCTCGCCCTGGAGGAGAGCGACCGGTTGGCCCAGGTGCTCGACGGCCTGCTCACCCTGGCTCGCGCGGAGCGGGGCGCGGACAAGATGGTGGTGGTCGACGCGGTGGCGGTCGCGGTGTCGCGGGTGACGGCGTGGCGGCCGTTGGCCCGCCGCCGGTCCATCGAACTCACCGTCAACACCCCGAGCACCCCGGCGTACGCGAGCGCCGCGCCGACGGCGTTGGACCAGTCCCTCGACGCGTTGATCGACAACGCGGTGAAGTTCACCGACGACGGCGGCCGGGTCGAGGTGTCGGTGTACAAGCTCGACGGCGGGGTGGCGATCCACGTCCGGGACAACGGGCGGGGCATGACCTCGGCCCAGCTCAAGCACGCCACCGAACGGTTCTGGCGGGCCGCCGACGCGCAGAACATCTCCGGCGCCGGGCTCGGCCTGACCATCGTCGCGGTGCTGGTCGACGTCTCCGGCGGGCGGCTCACCATGCGCCAGGCGATCCCGCGCGGGCTGGACGCGGCGCTCTGGTTCCGTACCCCCGACGAACCGGCGTAG
- a CDS encoding histone-like nucleoid-structuring protein Lsr2 produces MAKQTITLLTDDLDGGKADRTVEFGLDGVNYTIDLSEKNAGKLRKALDGFIAAGSRMGRSSVEGRGAARRGARGTTRTDRDQNRAIREWAVKSGYDVSERGRIPAEVVRAYQNH; encoded by the coding sequence ATGGCCAAGCAAACAATCACCCTACTCACCGACGACCTGGACGGTGGCAAGGCCGACCGCACGGTGGAGTTCGGTCTGGACGGGGTGAACTACACCATTGACCTGTCCGAGAAGAACGCGGGCAAGCTGCGTAAGGCCCTGGACGGCTTCATCGCCGCGGGCAGCCGAATGGGTCGCAGCAGTGTCGAGGGTCGCGGTGCCGCCCGGCGCGGTGCGAGAGGCACGACCCGGACCGACCGGGACCAGAACAGGGCCATCCGCGAATGGGCGGTCAAGAGCGGATACGACGTTTCCGAACGGGGCCGGATACCGGCCGAGGTGGTGCGGGCGTACCAGAATCATTGA
- a CDS encoding glutamine synthetase family protein has product MNAPSPPPPPPPPPPPPLPFPLPVDRLRAEVAAGRIDNVIVAVPDLQGRLQGSRIDAEHFCERVLADGFAACVYLLAADVEMNTGPGYAVDPWAAGFGDLTLTPDIGTLRELPWDQGTALVLADAYSADGRPIGFAPRQVLRTQLDRLAQRGLVAYAGTELEFLLFKESFQEAYDRDYRGLRTATRHNVDYSLAGVTEIDPVVRRIRREMTRAGLRLESARGEVHPGQYEIVFRYADALTTCDNHALYKTGVRQIVTQEGLAVTFMAKYDEGEGNSCHVHLSLRHVDGTPVFAGDGTGDQAGMSPLMAHFVAGQLAGLRELTLLQAPNVNSYKRLAPGAFAPTAIAWGRDNRTCPIRIVGTGDSLRIEHRVAGGDANPYAVVAAIIAAGLHGIDRELPLQPAHAGNAFTAPTLPRLPQSLAEAVHLWENSPLAHHAFGPDVVTHYATAAHAELSEYARVVTDWERHRGFERL; this is encoded by the coding sequence ATGAACGCACCCTCGCCCCCGCCCCCGCCCCCGCCCCCGCCGCCGCCCCCGCTGCCGTTCCCGTTGCCGGTGGACCGACTGCGGGCCGAGGTCGCCGCCGGCAGGATCGACAACGTCATCGTCGCCGTACCCGACCTTCAGGGCCGGTTGCAGGGCAGCAGGATCGACGCCGAACACTTCTGCGAACGGGTGCTTGCCGATGGCTTCGCCGCCTGCGTCTACCTGCTCGCCGCCGACGTGGAGATGAACACCGGGCCGGGCTACGCCGTCGACCCGTGGGCCGCCGGCTTCGGCGACCTCACCCTCACCCCGGACATTGGTACGCTGCGCGAGCTGCCCTGGGATCAGGGAACCGCACTGGTGCTCGCCGACGCGTACTCGGCAGACGGGCGGCCGATCGGGTTCGCGCCCCGGCAGGTGCTGCGAACCCAACTCGACCGGCTCGCGCAACGGGGACTGGTCGCTTACGCCGGCACCGAACTGGAGTTCCTCCTGTTCAAGGAGAGCTTCCAGGAGGCGTACGACCGGGACTACCGGGGTCTGCGTACCGCCACCCGGCACAACGTGGACTATTCGCTCGCCGGGGTGACCGAGATCGACCCGGTGGTCCGGCGGATCCGACGCGAGATGACCCGCGCCGGACTCAGGCTGGAGTCCGCGCGCGGCGAGGTCCACCCCGGCCAGTACGAAATCGTCTTCCGGTACGCCGACGCGCTCACCACCTGCGACAACCACGCGCTCTACAAGACCGGGGTACGGCAGATAGTCACCCAGGAGGGCCTGGCCGTCACCTTCATGGCCAAGTACGACGAGGGCGAGGGCAACTCCTGCCACGTGCACCTGTCGCTGCGCCACGTCGACGGCACCCCGGTCTTCGCCGGTGACGGCACCGGTGACCAGGCGGGCATGTCCCCGCTGATGGCACACTTCGTCGCCGGCCAACTCGCCGGGCTGCGCGAGCTGACCCTGCTCCAGGCGCCGAACGTCAACTCGTACAAGCGGTTGGCGCCGGGCGCGTTCGCCCCGACCGCCATCGCCTGGGGCCGGGACAACCGCACCTGCCCGATCCGGATCGTCGGTACGGGCGACTCGCTGCGGATCGAGCACCGGGTGGCCGGCGGCGACGCCAACCCGTACGCCGTGGTCGCCGCGATCATCGCCGCCGGCCTACACGGCATCGACCGCGAACTACCCCTCCAGCCGGCACACGCGGGCAACGCCTTCACCGCCCCCACCCTGCCCCGCCTCCCGCAGTCCCTAGCCGAAGCCGTCCACCTCTGGGAAAACAGCCCCCTAGCCCACCACGCCTTCGGCCCCGATGTAGTAACCCACTACGCCACCGCCGCCCACGCCGAGCTGTCCGAGTACGCCCGAGTGGTCACTGACTGGGAACGCCACCGAGGCTTCGAACGCCTCTGA
- a CDS encoding pyridoxal phosphate-dependent decarboxylase family protein — protein sequence MTDEPDTPADPLDTALAGGVDGPSALDTALAGGVDGPSALGPLVEVALAALRDGALMRGGPLPAGAPTRTARAIAAATGGQLLPDRGTGAPAALAALATELAAGTADPADPHCAGHLHCPPLAVAVAAELVAAALNPSLDSWDQGPSATALEPLVIATLSELVGYPAADGTAGVVTTGGTESNLMGLLLARDAAVLRATGSTAGTVGLGAVGSRLRYFCSEIAHFSIRRNAALLGLGEEAVVPVPVDRAYRMDPAALADRLAAIVRAGGLPAAVVATAGSTDFGSIDPLPAIAETAARYRTWLHVDAAYGGAALFSDRLAGLLDGLHRADSIALDLHKLGWQPVAAGAFLTADPAALAPLAQRVAYLNPADDETAGYPSLLGHSLRTTRRLDAFKLAVTFRALGRQGMGALVDACHDLARYAAARIAADPDLELAADPVLTTVVFRYRAGVRSSRVNAALRRRLLVDGSAVVGRTDVADAVWLKLTLLNPHATTADVDALLDLVIRAGAAERRSAAQQQTGARRAGTAAPDAVAPRASTSDIPEEANR from the coding sequence ATGACCGACGAGCCGGACACCCCGGCCGATCCGCTGGACACCGCACTGGCCGGTGGTGTCGACGGCCCGTCCGCGCTGGACACCGCACTGGCCGGCGGTGTCGACGGCCCGTCCGCGCTGGGCCCCCTGGTCGAGGTGGCGCTCGCCGCGCTCCGGGACGGCGCGCTCATGCGCGGCGGACCACTGCCCGCCGGAGCACCGACGCGGACGGCCCGAGCCATCGCCGCAGCGACCGGCGGGCAACTTTTGCCCGACCGGGGCACCGGTGCGCCGGCCGCGCTCGCCGCGCTCGCCACCGAACTCGCCGCCGGCACCGCCGACCCGGCCGACCCGCACTGCGCCGGACACCTGCACTGCCCACCGCTGGCGGTCGCGGTGGCCGCCGAACTGGTCGCCGCCGCACTGAACCCGTCGCTCGACTCCTGGGACCAGGGACCGTCCGCGACCGCACTCGAACCACTGGTCATCGCCACCCTGTCCGAACTGGTGGGATACCCCGCCGCCGACGGTACGGCCGGCGTCGTCACCACCGGCGGCACCGAGTCCAACCTGATGGGACTGCTGCTCGCCCGGGACGCCGCCGTACTCAGGGCGACCGGCTCGACCGCCGGCACCGTCGGCCTCGGCGCGGTCGGCTCCCGGTTGCGTTACTTTTGCAGCGAGATCGCCCACTTCTCCATCCGGCGCAACGCCGCCCTGCTCGGGCTCGGCGAGGAGGCCGTGGTCCCGGTGCCGGTCGACCGGGCGTACCGGATGGACCCGGCGGCGCTGGCCGACCGGCTGGCCGCCATCGTCCGCGCCGGCGGTCTACCGGCGGCCGTGGTGGCGACCGCCGGCAGCACCGACTTCGGCAGCATCGACCCGCTACCGGCGATCGCCGAAACCGCCGCCCGGTACCGGACCTGGCTGCACGTCGACGCCGCGTACGGTGGCGCGGCGCTGTTCTCCGACCGGCTCGCCGGCCTCCTCGACGGCCTGCACCGGGCCGACTCGATCGCACTCGACCTGCACAAACTCGGTTGGCAACCGGTCGCCGCCGGGGCGTTCCTGACCGCCGACCCCGCCGCGCTGGCACCGCTGGCCCAGCGGGTGGCCTACCTCAACCCGGCCGACGACGAGACGGCCGGCTACCCGAGCCTGCTCGGACACTCGCTGCGCACCACCCGGCGGCTGGACGCGTTCAAGCTCGCGGTCACCTTCAGGGCGCTCGGACGGCAGGGAATGGGCGCCCTGGTCGACGCATGTCACGACCTGGCCCGGTACGCGGCCGCCCGGATCGCCGCCGACCCGGACCTGGAGTTGGCCGCCGACCCGGTGCTCACCACCGTCGTGTTCCGCTACCGCGCGGGCGTACGCAGCAGCCGGGTCAACGCCGCACTGCGCCGACGCCTGCTCGTCGACGGTTCGGCGGTGGTCGGCCGCACCGACGTCGCCGACGCGGTCTGGCTCAAACTCACCCTGCTCAACCCCCATGCCACCACCGCCGACGTGGACGCGTTGCTGGACCTGGTGATCCGGGCCGGTGCCGCCGAGCGGCGCTCCGCCGCGCAGCAGCAGACTGGTGCACGGCGAGCCGGTACGGCAGCACCGGACGCCGTCGCCCCGAGGGCGAGCACCAGCGACATCCCGGAGGAAGCCAACCGATGA
- a CDS encoding IucA/IucC family protein: MPVEPATAPPPHLVPAHWTAAGRTLLAHTIAEMAYEEMVTPRSDGPAQSWRLDLPGGVSYAFRARRGAFGAWRIRPESLLRRVGEHESPATDPTRFVVDAADVLGLSRAVLADLVRDLTATHAADARLHARAIPAADLADLSHEDLEAHQTGHPCMFLNKGRLGFSAADTARYTPEAAGEFRLVWLAVTPDLARFTAVPGLDRETLLAGELDPATRATFADRVRDRGGDPDAYVWLPVHPFQWDEVILPLYAGQIADGTVVHLGESVDRYRPLQSIRTLTNLDRPGRRNVKVPLMIRNTLVWRGLSEAQTTCAPRLTTWLQDLRDGDAFLRDDCRVVMLGEVASVTVPHPTYRDLPDAPYKYQELLGAIWREPVHGYLEPGERARTMATLLLEGGDGRAVVSELVDRSGLTAREWLRAYLGALLPPLLHYLYRYGASFTPHGENVVLISDAAERPSRIALKDFGADVELLPFDLPEYDRIPAQARDLLHRWPATDLAHSILSAICAGHFRFFTDIVERHLGVPEREFWSLVREPIDAYHRRFPELADRFAWFDLLGPEFGRVALNREQLLGGGFHDRAERDAEFDVMYGTLANPLHTAEVDGA, translated from the coding sequence GTGCCCGTCGAGCCCGCCACCGCACCGCCGCCCCACCTCGTCCCGGCACACTGGACCGCCGCCGGGCGTACGCTGCTGGCCCACACGATCGCCGAGATGGCGTACGAGGAAATGGTCACGCCGCGCTCCGACGGCCCGGCCCAGAGCTGGCGGCTCGACCTGCCGGGCGGGGTGAGCTACGCGTTCCGGGCCCGCCGGGGCGCGTTCGGGGCCTGGCGGATCCGGCCGGAGAGCCTGCTGCGCCGCGTCGGCGAGCACGAGTCACCGGCGACCGACCCGACCCGGTTCGTGGTGGACGCGGCCGACGTGCTCGGCCTGTCCCGGGCGGTTCTCGCCGACCTGGTCCGCGACCTCACCGCCACCCACGCCGCCGACGCCCGGCTGCACGCTCGCGCGATCCCGGCCGCCGACCTCGCCGACCTGTCCCACGAGGACCTGGAGGCGCACCAGACCGGCCACCCGTGCATGTTTCTCAACAAGGGCCGGCTCGGCTTCTCCGCCGCCGACACCGCCCGGTACACCCCGGAGGCGGCCGGCGAGTTCCGGCTGGTCTGGCTCGCGGTCACGCCCGACCTGGCCCGGTTCACCGCCGTGCCCGGCCTGGACCGGGAGACCCTGCTCGCCGGTGAACTCGACCCCGCCACCCGCGCCACCTTCGCCGACCGGGTACGTGACCGGGGCGGCGACCCGGACGCCTACGTCTGGCTGCCGGTGCACCCGTTCCAGTGGGACGAGGTGATCCTGCCGCTGTACGCCGGGCAGATCGCCGACGGGACGGTGGTCCACCTCGGGGAGAGCGTCGACCGCTACCGCCCGTTGCAGTCGATCCGCACCCTGACCAACCTGGACCGTCCCGGCCGGCGCAACGTCAAGGTGCCGCTGATGATCCGCAACACGCTGGTCTGGCGCGGCCTGTCCGAGGCGCAGACCACCTGCGCGCCCCGGCTCACCACCTGGTTGCAGGACCTGCGCGACGGCGACGCCTTCCTGCGCGACGACTGCCGGGTGGTCATGCTCGGCGAGGTCGCCTCGGTGACCGTGCCGCACCCGACCTACCGGGACCTGCCGGACGCACCGTACAAATATCAGGAGTTGCTGGGCGCGATCTGGCGGGAGCCGGTGCACGGTTACCTGGAGCCGGGGGAGCGGGCCCGGACCATGGCCACCCTGCTGTTGGAGGGCGGCGACGGGCGGGCGGTGGTCAGCGAACTGGTCGACCGGTCCGGACTGACCGCGCGGGAGTGGCTGCGCGCGTACCTGGGTGCGCTGCTGCCGCCGCTGCTGCACTACCTCTACCGGTACGGCGCCTCGTTCACCCCGCACGGCGAGAACGTGGTGCTGATCAGCGACGCGGCCGAACGGCCCAGCCGGATCGCGCTGAAGGACTTCGGCGCCGACGTCGAACTGCTCCCATTCGACCTGCCCGAGTACGACCGCATCCCGGCGCAGGCCCGCGACCTGCTGCACCGCTGGCCGGCCACCGACCTGGCGCACTCGATCCTGTCCGCCATCTGCGCCGGGCACTTCCGTTTCTTCACCGACATCGTCGAGCGGCACCTCGGCGTACCGGAACGGGAGTTCTGGTCCCTGGTACGGGAACCGATCGACGCCTACCACCGGCGGTTCCCCGAACTCGCCGACCGGTTCGCCTGGTTCGACCTGCTCGGGCCGGAGTTCGGGCGGGTGGCGCTCAACCGCGAGCAACTGCTCGGCGGCGGCTTCCACGACCGGGCCGAGCGCGACGCCGAGTTCGACGTCATGTACGGCACCCTGGCCAACCCGTTGCACACCGCCGAAGTGGACGGAGCCTGA